In Primulina huaijiensis isolate GDHJ02 chromosome 6, ASM1229523v2, whole genome shotgun sequence, a single window of DNA contains:
- the LOC140979347 gene encoding isochorismate synthase, chloroplastic-like isoform X1 translates to MATLAKHCTALFTDIKSVKSSKVSSPNPIACHSVHFDNHQKYKELSSLSMNGCQVDNPRAPVGTIETKTFPLAPTPASAADRLNSAIYDLKSNPSQLESGIIRLEVPIDEHIEALDWLRSQSLDPVLPRSYYSGRESSIVPSRHNNEEKLVGVAGFGSAVSFRHLDGFSLNDWHSIKRFLSKRSPLIRAYGGMRFDARADISPEWQDFASFYFMVPQVEFDEFEGSSMIAATVAWDNRLSTTYEQAVAALEATMWQLSCVIKSNNNSSEQPILLDQIHVPNQISWELAVNKALDSIKSKDSNLTKVVLARSSRVHTNAEIDPLMWLEALQAEGVNSYQFCLQPPQAPAFIGNTPERLFYRDQLSVTSDALAATRARGTSESLDLQIGRDSLSSPKDHHEFAVVRESIRRKLEAICSSTIVEPNKALRKLPRVQHLYAKLTGTLEQEDDEFKILSSLHPTPAVCGQPMEDARVFIIETESFDRGYYAGPVGWFGGAESEFAVGIRSALVGKGVGAILYAGTGIVEGSKPAMEWKELELKTSQFTKLMKREAPRMAMSGQPQH, encoded by the exons ATGGCTACACTTGCTAAGCATTGCACTGCCCTTTTTACAGATATCAAATCCGTGAAATCATCCAAAGTTTCAAGTCCGAACCCGATTGCATGCCATTCGGTTCATTTCGATAATCAT CAGAAATACAAGGAGTTATCTTCACTATCAATGAATGGTTGCCAAGTTGATAATCCTAGAGCACCGGTCGGCACCATCGAGACCAAAACATTTCCATTAGCTCCAACACCAGCTTCGGCAGCAGACCGTCTCAACTCTGCCATTTACGACTTGAAGTCGAACCCGTCACAACTCGAATCCGGGATTATTCGTCTTGAG GTGCCGATTGACGAGCACATCGAGGCACTAGATTGGCTTCGTTCTCAGAGCTTAGATCCTGTGCTCCCACGCAGTTATTATTCTGGTCGCGAATCGTCCATCGTTCCCAGTCGTCATAATAATGAAGAAAAGTTAGTTGGTGTTGCTGGATTTGGTTCAGCCGTTTCATTTCGCCATCTCGACGGATTCTCTTTGAATGATTGGCATTCCATCAAAAG GTTCTTGTCTAAAAGATCTCCACTGATCCGTGCTTACGGTGGAATGCGTTTTGATGCAAGAGCTGACATATCTCCCGAATGGCAAGACTTTGCGTCTTTTTATTTCATGGTCCCTCAG GTTGAATTTGATGAGTTTGAAGGAAGTTCGATGATCGCAGCAACCGTCGCATGGGACAACCGCCTTTCGACAACATACGAACAAGCAGTTGCCGCACTTGAGGCCACCATGTGGCAGCTTTCATGTGTCATCAAATCGAACAATAATTCTTCCGAACAACCTATTTTGCTCGATCAAATTCACGTTCCAAACCAAATATCTTGGGAACTAGCTGTCAACAAAGCCTTGGACTCCATTAAAAGCAAAGATTCCAATCTAACCAAG GTTGTACTTGCACGTAGCAGCCGAGTACATACAAATGCAGAAATCGACCCCTTGATGTGGTTGGAAGCCTTACAGGCTGAAGGGGTTAATTCCTATCAATTTTGTCTCCAACCTCCTCAAGCACCTGCTTTCATCGGGAACACT CCCGAACGACTATTTTACCGGGACCAGCTTAGTGTCACCAGCGATGCATTGGCCGCTACACGAGCCAGAGGAACATCGGAGTCTCTAGATTTACAGATTGGGCGCGATTCGCTTTCAAG TCCTAAAGATCACCATGAATTTGCAGTAGTACGAGAAAGCATCAGAAGAAAACTCGAA GCTATATGTTCTAGCACAATAGTCGAACCAAACAAAGCTCTGAGGAAACTCCCACGAGTTCAACATCTTTACGCTAAACTCACAGGCACACTCGAACAAGAAGATGAtgag ttTAAGATTTTGTCGTCTCTTCATCCGACTCCAGCTGTTTGTGGGCAGCCTATGGAGGACGCCCGAGTATTTATAATCGAAACTG AATCATTCGACCGAGGATACTACGCTGGCCCTGTTGGGTGGTTTGGTGGTGCAGAGAGTGAGTTTGCTGTAGGAATAAGATCAGCCTTGGTTGGCAAG GGCGTTGGTGCTATATTGTACGCGGGAACTGGGATAGTAGAAGGGAGCAAACCAGCAATGGAATGGAAGGAATTAGAGCTCAAAACCTCACAG TTCACGAAATTGATGAAACGTGAAGCACCTCGAATGGCAATGAGTGGACAGCCACAGCATTAA
- the LOC140979347 gene encoding isochorismate synthase, chloroplastic-like isoform X2, with protein MATLAKHCTALFTDIKSVKSSKVSSPNPIACHSVHFDNHKYKELSSLSMNGCQVDNPRAPVGTIETKTFPLAPTPASAADRLNSAIYDLKSNPSQLESGIIRLEVPIDEHIEALDWLRSQSLDPVLPRSYYSGRESSIVPSRHNNEEKLVGVAGFGSAVSFRHLDGFSLNDWHSIKRFLSKRSPLIRAYGGMRFDARADISPEWQDFASFYFMVPQVEFDEFEGSSMIAATVAWDNRLSTTYEQAVAALEATMWQLSCVIKSNNNSSEQPILLDQIHVPNQISWELAVNKALDSIKSKDSNLTKVVLARSSRVHTNAEIDPLMWLEALQAEGVNSYQFCLQPPQAPAFIGNTPERLFYRDQLSVTSDALAATRARGTSESLDLQIGRDSLSSPKDHHEFAVVRESIRRKLEAICSSTIVEPNKALRKLPRVQHLYAKLTGTLEQEDDEFKILSSLHPTPAVCGQPMEDARVFIIETESFDRGYYAGPVGWFGGAESEFAVGIRSALVGKGVGAILYAGTGIVEGSKPAMEWKELELKTSQFTKLMKREAPRMAMSGQPQH; from the exons ATGGCTACACTTGCTAAGCATTGCACTGCCCTTTTTACAGATATCAAATCCGTGAAATCATCCAAAGTTTCAAGTCCGAACCCGATTGCATGCCATTCGGTTCATTTCGATAATCAT AAATACAAGGAGTTATCTTCACTATCAATGAATGGTTGCCAAGTTGATAATCCTAGAGCACCGGTCGGCACCATCGAGACCAAAACATTTCCATTAGCTCCAACACCAGCTTCGGCAGCAGACCGTCTCAACTCTGCCATTTACGACTTGAAGTCGAACCCGTCACAACTCGAATCCGGGATTATTCGTCTTGAG GTGCCGATTGACGAGCACATCGAGGCACTAGATTGGCTTCGTTCTCAGAGCTTAGATCCTGTGCTCCCACGCAGTTATTATTCTGGTCGCGAATCGTCCATCGTTCCCAGTCGTCATAATAATGAAGAAAAGTTAGTTGGTGTTGCTGGATTTGGTTCAGCCGTTTCATTTCGCCATCTCGACGGATTCTCTTTGAATGATTGGCATTCCATCAAAAG GTTCTTGTCTAAAAGATCTCCACTGATCCGTGCTTACGGTGGAATGCGTTTTGATGCAAGAGCTGACATATCTCCCGAATGGCAAGACTTTGCGTCTTTTTATTTCATGGTCCCTCAG GTTGAATTTGATGAGTTTGAAGGAAGTTCGATGATCGCAGCAACCGTCGCATGGGACAACCGCCTTTCGACAACATACGAACAAGCAGTTGCCGCACTTGAGGCCACCATGTGGCAGCTTTCATGTGTCATCAAATCGAACAATAATTCTTCCGAACAACCTATTTTGCTCGATCAAATTCACGTTCCAAACCAAATATCTTGGGAACTAGCTGTCAACAAAGCCTTGGACTCCATTAAAAGCAAAGATTCCAATCTAACCAAG GTTGTACTTGCACGTAGCAGCCGAGTACATACAAATGCAGAAATCGACCCCTTGATGTGGTTGGAAGCCTTACAGGCTGAAGGGGTTAATTCCTATCAATTTTGTCTCCAACCTCCTCAAGCACCTGCTTTCATCGGGAACACT CCCGAACGACTATTTTACCGGGACCAGCTTAGTGTCACCAGCGATGCATTGGCCGCTACACGAGCCAGAGGAACATCGGAGTCTCTAGATTTACAGATTGGGCGCGATTCGCTTTCAAG TCCTAAAGATCACCATGAATTTGCAGTAGTACGAGAAAGCATCAGAAGAAAACTCGAA GCTATATGTTCTAGCACAATAGTCGAACCAAACAAAGCTCTGAGGAAACTCCCACGAGTTCAACATCTTTACGCTAAACTCACAGGCACACTCGAACAAGAAGATGAtgag ttTAAGATTTTGTCGTCTCTTCATCCGACTCCAGCTGTTTGTGGGCAGCCTATGGAGGACGCCCGAGTATTTATAATCGAAACTG AATCATTCGACCGAGGATACTACGCTGGCCCTGTTGGGTGGTTTGGTGGTGCAGAGAGTGAGTTTGCTGTAGGAATAAGATCAGCCTTGGTTGGCAAG GGCGTTGGTGCTATATTGTACGCGGGAACTGGGATAGTAGAAGGGAGCAAACCAGCAATGGAATGGAAGGAATTAGAGCTCAAAACCTCACAG TTCACGAAATTGATGAAACGTGAAGCACCTCGAATGGCAATGAGTGGACAGCCACAGCATTAA
- the LOC140978395 gene encoding uncharacterized protein yields MAMAAAACATTNYLDNSLSPNQRLSSPNSAPRSFIVMSSKRKVNKYDPGWKKEWYGPGLFYEGSEELEVDVFKKIEKRKVLSNVEKAGLLSKAEKFGVTLSSIEKLGILSKAEELGLLSLLEKTADTSPSILASAALPLLVASVAAIVVIPDDSVALVVAQVVIAGALALGGVGLFVGSILVGELQETD; encoded by the exons ATGGCGATGGCGGCGGCGGCCTGTGCCACCACCAATTACCTCGATAACTCTTTGTCGCCCAATCAACGCTTGTCCTCTCCTAACTCCGCCCCGAGGTCATTTATAGTGATGTCTTCCAAACGAAAG GTGAATAAATATGATCCCGGGTGGAAAAAGGAATGGTACGGGCCCGGGTTATTCTACGAGGGCAGCGAGGAACTGGAAGTGGACGTTTTCAAGAAGATCGAAAAGCGAAAGGTGCTGAGCAATGTAGAGAAAGCGGGCTTGCTCTCCAAAGCAGAGAAGTTCGGAGTCACCCTCTCCTCCATTGAGAAGCTCGGGATTCTATCCAAGGCAGAGGAACTGGGGCTGCTCAGTTTACTGGAGAAGACGGCCGACACCTCGCCTTCCATCCTGGCCTCCGCGGCTCTGCCCTTGCTCGTGGCTTCCGTGGCGGCTATCGTCGTCATCCCGGACGACTCGGTGGCGCTCGTGGTGGCGCAAGTGGTGATTGCTGGGGCGCTTGCGCTTGGGGGTGTAGGATTGTTTGTTGGATCAATTCTTGTAGGGGAATTGCAAGAGACGGATTGA
- the LOC140978396 gene encoding DNA-directed RNA polymerases II, IV and V subunit 11 — protein sequence MNAPDRYERFVIPEGTSKVSYERDTKIINAASFTIEREDHTIGNILRMQLHRDENVLFAGYKLPHPLQYKIIVRIHTTSQSSPMQAYNQAINDLDKELDHLKNEFEMELARHTGKQPREY from the exons ATGAATGCTCCTGATCGTTACGAGCGCTTTGTCATTCCTGAAGGAACCTCCAA GGTTTCGTACGAAAGGGACACCAAAATCATCAATGCAGCATCATTTACCATCGAGCGAGAGGACCACACCATTGGAAACATCCTCCGCAT GCAGCTGCACAGGGATGAAAATGTACTTTTTGCTGGTTACAAGTTACCTCATCCCCTCCAGTACAAAATCATTGTCAGG ATCCACACAACCAGCCAATCTTCCCCCATGCAAGCATATAATCAGGCTATCAATGATCTGGATAAGGAGCTTGATCATCTGAAGAATGAATTTGAG ATGGAGTTGGCAAGGCACACTGGGAAGCAACCAAGGGAGTATTAA
- the LOC140978397 gene encoding AAA-ATPase At3g28580-like produces the protein MMIMNPSKATPEGWGTLGSAILTFIFFWDLIRRYCPPELRLYVERSGRRISGFFNPTIQISIHEYIGSHMKPHEAYGIVEAYLSISSSKDAKNLKAEMAGETETKLVLSMDENEKTTDEFNGAQVVWISGKVPSPPQTSSFPYHRETEKRYYKLKFHRRYKKLITESYLEHVVKTGRDRIQERNRQRKLYTNGYSKSDWSHIVFDHPATFETLALEREKKEEIIEDLLSFTKGRDFYKRIGKAWKRGYLLYGPPGTGKSTMIAAMANFLDYDVYDLELTSVKNNTELRKLLAETTSRSIIVIEDIDCSLDLTGERKNKMEKSGETETEIIKKPSSRRDREAESGSQVTLSGLLNFIDGLWSSCAGERVIVFTTNHVEKLDPALTRRGRMDKHIEFSYCKFEGFKVLAKNYLNLEEHPMFGSVEDLMEKVKITPADVAENLMPKSAKEGPDECLQSLINALKEVQAIETNKVVAAAEQENHPQLVIEWIPTVQETRD, from the coding sequence ATGATGATCATGAATCCATCCAAAGCGACGCCGGAGGGGTGGGGAACCCTTGGATCGGCGATCTTAACGTTTATCTTTTTCTGGGACCTGATTCGAAGATACTGTCCCCCAGAGCTCCGGCTGTACGTCGAGAGAAGTGGCCGCAGAATCTCTGGATTCTTTAATCCTACTATTCAAATCTCCATCCACGAATACATAGGCAGCCACATGAAACCTCACGAAGCCTATGGCATAGTTGAGGCCTATCTTAGTATCAGTTCATCAAAAGATGCTAAAAACCTCAAAGCAGAGATGGCTGGAGAAACTGAAACTAAGCTCGTTTTAAGCATGgatgaaaatgagaaaactaCGGATGAGTTTAATGGAGCTCAAGTGGTGTGGATTTCGGGTAAAGTTCCGAGTCCTCCACAGACGTCGTCTTTTCCTTACCACCGGGAGACGGAGAAGAGATATTACAAGCTTAAATTCCACAGACGATACAAGAAGTTGATAACCGAGTCGTATTTGGAACATGTCGTGAAGACGGGAAGGGATCGTATTCAAGAAAGAAACAGGCAGAGAAAGCTGTACACAAATGGTTACAGTAAGTCGGATTGGAGTCATATTGTGTTCGACCATCCGGCGACGTTCGAGACTCTTGCGCTGGAGCGGGAGAAGAAGGAGGAGATCATTGAGGATCTTTTGAGTTTTACCAAGGGTAGAGATTTCTATAAAAGGATCGGGAAGGCCTGGAAAAGGGGTTATTTACTGTATGGTCCGCCTGGAACTGGGAAATCGACGATGATTGCTGCGATGGCCAATTTTCTGGACTACGATGTTTACGATTTAGAGCTTACATCCGTGAAAAATAACACTGAGCTGAGGAAGCTTCTGGCGGAGACGACGAGTAGGTCCATTATAGTGATCGAAGATATAGATTGCTCGCTGGATTTGACAGGCGAAAGGAAGAATAAAATGGAGAAATCTGGTGAAACAGAGACCGAAATTATCAAGAAACCGAGCTCTCGTAGAGACAGAGAAGCTGAGAGTGGCAGCCAAGTCACCCTATCAGGGCTGCTGAACTTTATAGATGGGCTGTGGTCATCCTGCGCAGGGGAGAGAGTAATTGTGTTCACAACCAACCATGTAGAGAAGCTTGATCCGGCTCTCACCAGGCGGGGTCGAATGGACAAGCACATCGAGTTTTCCTACTGTAAATTCGAGGGATTTAAGGTTCTTGCCAAGAATTACCTGAATCTCGAAGAGCATCCAATGTTCGGATCAGTTGAGGACTTGATGGAGAAGGTTAAAATAACTCCGGCGGATGTTGCCGAGAATCTGATGCCGAAGTCTGCAAAGGAAGGTCCAGATGAATGCCTTCAAAGTCTGATCAATGCTCTGAAAGAAGTGCAGGCAATAGAGACGAACAAAGTAGTGGCGGCTGCTGAACAAGAGAATCACCCACAACTTGTAATAGAATGGATTCCCACGGTTCAAGAAACTAGAGACTAA
- the LOC140978398 gene encoding hydroxyproline O-galactosyltransferase GALT6-like, with product MKRATSEALFSLTRGRSILMLVVLGILYILLVSFEAPFLFDNGFSSVFSEGYSSNNNGLLNPKAFMLESAENFEGKVAPVRPLDNLPHLDRPERKIKEFTQTFLSGLNFSSARISESASEAFELGKRLWQELELKEKNSSYEGFSSNNSSSGLKGEDCPHSVTISGEEFSKNGRMTVFPCGLTLGSHITVVGKPKVAHDEANTKISMLREGQYLIVSQFVMELLGLKTVEGEDPPRILHFNPRLKGDWSGKPVIEQNTRYRMQWGTSHRCEGWRSRADEETVDGLVKCDKWIRDNENGGEKSKAAWWLNRLMGRNKKVDIDWPFPFAENKLFVLTLSVGFEGYHVHVDGRHVTSFPYRTGFAIEDATGLTLNGDIDVHSVFAASLPSSHPSFSPQKHLDFSGKWKAPPIPDKPAELFIGILSAGNHFPERMAMRKSWMQHELIKSSKVVARFFVALHARKDLNAEVKKEAEFFGDIVIVPYMDNYDLVVLKTVAICAYGARTLSANYIMKGDDDTFVRVDTIFKEAKKVPANTSLYMGNINYYHKPLRSGKWAVTYEEWPEEDYPPYANGPGYIISSDIATFILSEFEKHKLRLFKMEDVSMGMWVEKFNSSRHAEYVHSLKFCQFGCIEDYYTAHYQSPRQMICLWNKLRHQVKPMCCNMR from the exons ATGAAGAGAGCGACTTCCGAAGCGTTATTTTCGCTGACCAGGGGAAGATCAATTCTGATGTTGGTTGTGTTGGGGATCTTGTACATACTTCTGGTGAGTTTTGAAGCGCCTTTTTTGTTCGACAATGGGTTTTCTTCGGTTTTTTCTGAAGGTTACTCTAGTAACAATAATGGGTTATTGAATCCGAAAGCTTTTATGCTCGAAAGCGCGGAGAATTTTGAGGGAAAAGTGGCTCCCGTTCGCCCCCTTGATAATTTGCCTCATTTAGATAGACCCGAGAGGAAAATTAAAGAGTTTACTCAAACTTTCCTTTCTGGCTTGAATTTTAGCTCTGCTAGGATTTCGGAGTCTGCAAGCGAAGCGTTTGAACTTGGCAAAAGGCTCTGGCAAGAGCTCGAATTAAAGGAAAAGAATAGTAGTTATGAAGGGTTTAGTTCTAATAACAGTAGTAGTGGCCTTAAGGGTGAGGATTGCCCTCATTCCGTTACAATATCTGGTgaagaattttcgaaaaatgggAGAATGACGGTGTTTCCGTGTGGGCTGACATTGGGATCACATATAACGGTGGTGGGGAAGCCAAAAGTAGCCCACGACGAGGCCAATACAAAGATTTCGATGTTGAGGGAAGGACAATATTTGATTGTTTCGCAGTTCGTGATGGAGTTGCTAGGCCTGAAGACTGTAGAAGGGGAGGACCCCCCTAGGATTCTGCATTTCAATCCGCGATTGAAGGGGGATTGGAGTGGGAAGCCTGTCATTGAACAAAATACTCGTTATAGAATGCAGTGGGGTACGTCGCATAGGTGTGAAGGTTGGCGATCGCGGGCTGATGAGGAGACAG TTGATGGGCTGGTGAAATGTGACAAATGGATTCGAGATAATGAGAATGGGGGAGAGAAATCAAAGGCAGCTTGGTGGTTAAATCGGTTAATGGGACGAAATAAAAAGGTGGATATTGATTGGCCATTTCCTTTTGCCGAAAACAAATTGTTTGTTCTAACTCTGAGTGTGGGCTTTGAGGGTTACCATGTTCATGTTGATGGGAGGCATGTCACTTCATTCCCGTATCGCACT GGATTCGCCATCGAGGATGCCACCGGATTGACTTTGAATGGAGATATCGATGTTCATTCAGTTTTTGCTGCTTCCTTGCCCTCCTCACACCCGAGTTTTTCTCCTCAGAAGCATCTCGATTTCTCTGGCAAATGGAAGGCTCCTCCTATTCCAGATAAGCCAGCGGAACTTTTCATCGGTATTCTTTCAGCAGGCAACCACTTTCCTGAACGTATGGCAATGAGAAAGTCTTGGATGCAGCACGAGTTAATCAAATCTTCAAAAGTTGTTGCTCGATTCTTCGTTGCTCTG CATGCAAGAAAGGATCTTAACGCTGAAGTAAAGAAAGAAGCGGAGTTTTTTGGAGACATTGTCATAGTACCATACATGGACAACTACGATCTCGTGGTTCTTAAAACTGTTGCTATTTGTGCATATGGA GCTCGGACTTTATCTGCTAATTATATCATGAAAGGCGATGATGATACATTTGTGAGAGTAGACACGATATTCAAGGAAGCAAAAAAAGTACCTGCAAACACTAGCTTGTATATGGGAAACATAAATTACTATCACAAGCCTCTTCGTAGTGGTAAATGGGCAGTTACATACGAG GAATGGCCAGAGGAAGATTATCCTCCTTATGCAAACGGGCCAGGCTATATAATCTCATCAGATATTGCGACGTTCATTCTTTCGGAATTTGAAAAGCATAAATTGAGG TTGTTTAAAATGGAAGATGTTAGCATGGGAATGTGGGTCGAGAAATTCAATAGCTCGAGACATGCTGAATACGTGCATAGCTTAAAGTTTTGTCAATTCGGATGCATAGAAGACTATTATACGGCTCATTACCAGTCTCCAAGGCAGATGATTTGTCTTTGGAACAAACTGAGACATCAAGTAAAGCCTATGTGTTGCAACATGAGATGA
- the LOC140978399 gene encoding uncharacterized protein has product MEHNNHRRIVAHTDPKTSMNPTLKKHPKPTPFAASVATSATAPAFKVHHHHHHHPTPDPIVIPASTVGNISHRFSKLYANNKKLASNSLDPSNPHPHPRPETHFQGKSFTISPVLDTSCTTLTKSKSHHERNNFPISKIEGKHHFGSRAKVKEKDESKKSPSNKGQKKSSLVEYDVKKASQLMTRSLESDQVKGFLKGFEGRRLPVSSLPLDNRERRKSVCCSQMELSGFFSCAGVRVVAVDMPPSVQIHAVNCARKTHDSLEKFTSKSLAFTLKKEFDGAYGPAWHCIVGTSFGSFVTHSVGGFMYFSMDHKMYVLLFKTTVQKADSN; this is encoded by the exons ATGGAACACAACAACCATAGGCGCATCGTAGCACACACCGACCCAAAAACATCCATGAATCCCACACTCAAGAAGCACCCCAAACCCACCCCCTTCGCCGCCTCCGTCGCCACATCCGCCACCGCTCCCGCCTTCAAagtccaccaccaccaccaccaccacccaaCCCCAGATCCCATCGTTATCCCTGCTTCCACTGTCGGAAACATATCGCATCGCTTCTCCAAGCTATATGCAAATAACAAGAAACTAGCCTCCAACTCCTTGGACCCTTCAAACCCGCATCCACATCCTCGACCCGAGACCCATTTCCAAGGAAAATCCTTCACCATATCCCCGGTTCTGGACACATCTTGCACGACTTTGACCAAGTCAAAAAGCCACCACGAAAGAAACAATTTTCCAATTTCAAAAATCGAGGGAAAACATCACTTCGGCTCAAGAGCCAAGGTGAAGGAAAAGGATGAAAGCAAGAAGAGCCCATCAAATAAAGGCCAAAAGAAATCGTCTTTGGTAGAGTATGACGTGAAAAAGGCGTCCCAATTGATGACTAGGAGTCTAGAAAGTGACCAAGTCAAGGGTTTTTTAAAAGGGTTTGAGGGGAGAAGGCTACCTGTATCATCTCTCCCTCTTGATAATAGAGAGAGAAGGAAGTCAGTTTGCTGCTCACAGATGGAGCTGTCTGGTTTCTTCTCTTGTGCTGGTGTGAGAGTTGTTGCTGTTGATATGCCTCCGTCCGTGCAGATTCATGCTGTTAATTGTGCAAGAAAGACTCATGATAGCTTGGAGAAGTTCACCTCCAAGTCTCTTGCTTTTACACTTAAAAAG GAGTTTGATGGGGCCTATGGACCTGCTTGGCACTGTATAGTGGGGACAAGTTTTGGGTCATTTGTGACCCATTCAGTTGGGGGGTTCATGTATTTCTCTATGGATCACAAGATGTACGTCCTCTTATTCAAGACTACTGTACAAAAAGCAGATTCAAATTGA
- the LOC140978400 gene encoding 5-formyltetrahydrofolate cyclo-ligase, mitochondrial-like, with protein sequence MTIVGLYFHRLARRMTHRCTLAAAQFPPLRAKTPAPLLHLNLRFSTTSTFSNMNATNPATLDLDTIFELKKSLRFKIKKELKSMDPIYRSQEDDEIQRIVLESPWFKTCKRLCAYITCAALREVDTSKLLSEILRSTGKDGQYQVRKTLYVPRVEDKNSHMRMLNISTMDDLIANSMNILEPAPLDAQGNELEDVMLANEPVDLFLLPGLAFDKSGRRLGRGGGYYDTFLTKYQALAEERRWQKPLFIALSYSPQIFEEGVIPITPNDVFVDALVSSSGVIPITPAASALCS encoded by the exons ATGACCATAGTAGGCCTCTATTTCCATAGATTGGCAAGACGGATGACCCACCGGTGCACATTGGCGGCTGCCCAATTTCCGCCATTGCGTGCCAAGACCCCTGCCCCTCTTCTTCACCTTAACCTTCGGTTCTCCACCACCTCAACCTTCTCCAACATGAACGCCACCAATCCCGCCACCCTTGATTTGGATACCATTTTCGAGCTAAAGAAGTCCCTtcgtttcaaaattaaaaaggaACTCAAGTCAATGGATCCCATCTACAGATCTCAAGAAG ATGATGAAATACAGAGAATAGTGTTGGAATCTCCATGGTTTAAGACATGTAAAAGACTATGTGCTTATATAACTTGTGCTGCTTTAAGAGAAGTGGATACTTCTAAACTCCTGTCAGAAATTCTAAGAAGCACGGGCAAAG ATGGTCAGTACCAGGTGAGAAAGACCCTATATGTTCCGAGGGTAGAAGACAAGAATAGTCATATGAGGATGCTGAACATCTCTACTATGGATGATCTTATTGCAAATTCAATGAACATATTGGAACCAGCTCCCCTTGATGCTCAGGGAAACGAGCTCGAAGATG TCATGTTAGCTAATGAACCAGTAGACCTGTTCCTTTTACCAG GGCTTGCTTTTGACAAATCTGGCAGACGACTGGGCCGTGGTGGAGG TTATTACGATACATTCCTCACAAAATATCAAGCTCTCGCAGAGGAACGCAGGTGGCAGAAACCATTATTCA TTGCTCTTTCTTATTCACCGCAAATATTCGAAGAAGGCGTCATACCAATCACTCCAAATGATGTTTTTGTGGATGCACTAGTGTCCTCCTCTGGTGTAATCCCCATTACTCCAGCTGCCAGTGCGCTCTGTTCCTGA